In the genome of Hymenobacter taeanensis, one region contains:
- a CDS encoding cation diffusion facilitator family transporter, producing MSRITTMAHDHSGHDHAHHHGPPADGNFSQAFKWGIVMNLVFVAGEVAGGLWANSAALLSDAGHNLSDVLSLALAWAASLLATRRATERYTYGYKGATIQAALLNAALLYLALGFILWETIDHLRHPVPVNGSLVMLLAGLGILVNGFTAWLFRRGQKGDVNVRGAYLHMLTDMLVSVGVVVGGALVYFTGWLWLDPAISFIILAVVGISSWGLLRETVQLSLQAAPESIDVAEVRQFLLSRPGVTQVHDLHIWPLSTSDTALTAHLVRPGGENGNLFLRDLQHDLRHEFNISHSTVQLEDALPLMGDHGCCDEQVA from the coding sequence CACGCGCATCACCACGGCCCGCCCGCCGATGGTAACTTTAGCCAAGCCTTTAAATGGGGGATTGTAATGAACCTCGTGTTTGTGGCGGGAGAAGTGGCAGGTGGCTTATGGGCCAACTCCGCCGCCCTGCTCTCTGATGCCGGCCACAACCTTTCTGATGTTCTGAGTTTAGCCCTGGCGTGGGCGGCCTCTTTGCTGGCTACGCGCCGGGCCACCGAACGTTATACCTATGGATATAAGGGAGCCACTATTCAGGCGGCACTGCTAAATGCGGCCCTGCTGTACCTGGCATTGGGCTTTATTCTGTGGGAAACCATTGACCACCTGCGTCACCCTGTTCCCGTGAATGGATCCTTGGTGATGCTGCTGGCGGGATTAGGCATTCTGGTGAATGGGTTTACGGCCTGGTTGTTCCGCCGTGGGCAGAAGGGCGACGTGAACGTGCGCGGGGCTTATCTGCACATGCTAACGGATATGCTGGTGTCAGTGGGCGTAGTGGTGGGTGGCGCGCTGGTGTACTTTACGGGGTGGCTTTGGCTTGACCCGGCCATTAGCTTTATTATTCTGGCGGTAGTGGGCATAAGCTCCTGGGGCCTGCTGCGCGAAACCGTGCAGCTCAGTCTGCAGGCTGCCCCCGAAAGTATTGATGTGGCTGAAGTACGGCAGTTCCTGCTCTCCCGCCCCGGCGTTACGCAGGTGCATGACCTGCACATCTGGCCTCTGAGCACCAGCGATACGGCCCTCACGGCCCACTTGGTGCGTCCGGGCGGTGAGAACGGCAACCTGTTCCTGCGCGACCTGCAGCACGACCTGCGGCATGAGTTCAACATCAGCCACTCCACGGTGCAGCTCGAGGATGCGCTGCCGCTGATGGGTGACCACGGCTGCTGCGACGAGCAGGTGGCCTAG